The Paralichthys olivaceus isolate ysfri-2021 chromosome 2, ASM2471397v2, whole genome shotgun sequence genomic interval TCATACATAAAGTACTTCTTGGCCCTAATGTAGACATGTATAGTAATCCCAGTACCATTCACTCCTCTGTTGGACAAATTCATGCAATGTTTTGattacatttgaagaatttaACCCTGTTCTCTTCTCAGACTCACACAAGCATAAAGACAAGTACAAAGAAAAGGATCACAAACATAAGGACCACAAGAAGGATAAGGAACGGGAGAAATCCAAGCATGGCAATGGGTATGACGCGTGTCCTTCCAGACGGTTGTGTTGGTGTCTGCTTAGTGTGGACAAGATGTACCACTTGATTATTATTGGATTTTTGGTTGTAGATGGTGGAAGCTGAAACATCCTGACTTGATAGccatgtgtttctttaaattatAGCGACTACAAAGACTCCTCTGacaagaaacacagagacaaggagaaggaaaagatgAAGCACAAAGATGGCAGCACAGACAAATACAAGGACAAGCACAAGGAGAAGCGGAAGGAGGTGAACCCTTAGCTATTAACAAATTAACCAAATCTCTTAATTATTTTAGATTTCTTATTCTGTTGCAATTATGATATATTAGGCAATTATGTAATCATGACATTAAATGTTCACGGGAACTTAGTTCTGGTTCTACATAATTTCAGGTGGCTTCAAACAGCTAGACGGATGTGCTTGTATCTTAGTAGAATTGAGAATAGTTTTGCCATCGCTCTTGCTAAACTTAGGGAACATTGTCTTCAGATAGGATTAATCTTTAGAGCAGTGATGGGAGTAACCAAGATGCTCTGATTCTTTCCGTTCAAACCAAGTATGTTTATGCTTGCAAGTTAAATGTATAGCGCATGGCTTTAAGAACTAGCATTTATGATTTGGTATCGATTGGACAGTCATTAATCTTTTGTTTTGACAAAGTTGTTAATGATCTATTATTTCCTCGCAtaaagttttcttttcattgacaACTTTGTGTAAACCCTTTCAGATGAAGGCCCttgatggtaaaataaaaaaggaaaaagagaatgGCTTTGCCAGGTAAGTCTTAACACCTCTTTACTCTGAAGTGTTACATGTAGGCTATCAGCAGATACGTTTCATATGATACCATTTCTAATTTAAATGACTGTCCCTTTGCAGCCCTCAACATGTGAAGTCTGAGCCCGAAGATGACTTTTACCACTCTCCTAAAAATGAGAAGTCTCTAAAAAGAGAACGGGATGATGATAATGAGTAAGTGGTCCATTCCCTTAGATTTCTTACTTGTCTTTAACGTCTACTTCATATGGTTAGGAAATCAATGTAGTGCTCTATGACCTAAATTTGTTCTATCAGATTCGAGATATGGGGTGTTATTTTTCAGCTCTGAATTCAAGCCCAAGAAAATAAAGACCGAAAATGACAAGAAGGCcaagaaaaggaaacaagatGAGGTAAGCAAAGGCCACACCATCGTCAAAACCTGCTGTTTGATGTGGACTTtctgtaaacaaagaaaatagcTCTTTGGCAGTTTTCTGCAGAATATTTTGAAAGGCACAATTAACCTGAAGAATTGGAGAGACTTGAGTCTGTTGATAAGGCTTATTTCTGTGAGAGAACTCACTTGGTTTCTCTTCCCTTCTTAGGACATCAAGCccaaaaagataaaaaacaaaaaaggagaaGTCGCCgatggaaaaaagaaagcaaagaaagagccAGAGGAGAAGTGGAAATGGTGAGTTGGCCAGCTGAACAATAAATGCACGATGGTTATCCTTTGTAGGTGGGTCAGCTGTGGATATATTGCATGTTATTGTTGGCctgtgaaatattttgtttctgttgtatATTCAAACTCCTTTATTTGGTTGATTCCAggtgggaagaggagagataCACAGATGGTGTCAAATGGAAGTTTCTGGAACACAAAGGGCCTGTCTTTGCTCCACCATATGAGCCTCTTCCTAGCCACGTCAAATTTTATTATGATGGTGAGAGTGGGTTTCTCACCAGAATTCTACTTTTAAATCAGTGTAGGACTGTTCTGTATATCTACATGGTGGCAGTTGTAAATATCAGTGATGGataaactttgtttttgtatattttaggTAAAGTTATGAAGCTCAGTCCAGAAGCAGAAGAGGTGGCCACATTCTTTGCAAAAATGCTTGACCATGAATACACCACGAAGGATATTTTCCGCAAAAACTTCTTCAAAGATTGGAGGAAGGTAGGAAAAATGCACTTTTCAGGATAAACTTCTAGATGTCTTGTGAAAGTTTGTTCAAAGATTCGTGACTGAGTGAAGTGTGGTGTTTACAGgaaatgaattcagaggagaaGAGTAAGATCACAGACCTGAAAAAATGCAACTTCAGTGAGATGAGCGAATACTTCAAGGCACAGTCTGAAGCCAGAAAAGCCATGACAAAAGACGAGAAACTGGTCAGTGACTGGATGTACATTGTATCATTTAATGAACTTGATCTAGGCTAAATGGTTAAATATTCAACAGCAAATATTTATGTAGAAAAATGGTGTGTACACTTTTTTTCTCAGCTACCTCCTCTTTTTACATGGAAACCTGCAGAAAACGTGGATGTTCTGAAGATATGGGACAGTTTTTACACACTGTGGTATAAACCCAGAGCAGGGCAGTCCTATAAGCTAATAACACAACTTGCATCAAAAAACATAAAGGAATGCTGTAGCGATGTATGTCGTGAGgcagatgatttgttttttagaGCAAGCACACATTTTCTTGTAGATTCCAAACCTACCTGAGTTTTCCCACACATTCTTTCCAgatgaattacatttttctgtctcttcataaTCTTGATCCCATTAAGGAAAGATTctgatgctttgtttttctccccttGTAGAAAATAAAGACGGAGAACGAACGCCTTCTGCAGGAGTATGGCTTCTGCATCATGGACAACCACAGAGAACGTATTGCTAACTTTCGCATTGAGCCCCCGGGCCTGTTCCGCGGTCGTGGAGACCATCCGAAGATGGGCATGCTCAAACGTCGCATCAGGCCTCAAGACATCATCATCAATTGCAGCAAGTGAGCGAAGGGTGGCTTTGTCAGTGCTGATGAATTGATGTTAAGTGAGCAtaatgatttaaatgttaaatgtactCCTCAAAGGGACTCCAAGCACCCTGAGCCTCCCTCGGGCAAAAAGTGGAAAGAGGTTCGTCATGACAACAAGGTGACATGGCTCGTGTCGTGGACGGAAAACATTCAAGGCTCCATCAAGTACATCATGCTGAACCCTAGCTCTAGGATCAAGGTAGGCCAAATTGTTTTACAAGAAGGTTTGGACCTGGTTTAACCCAGTAAGACCTAAGGGCATTCCAAAgccaatgtgtgttttttttaaattaattatttgccTTTCCATGTCAATTTTTGCCGTTGACCTAATCTaggttaaaagaaaagaaacaatctGTAAAACTTGCTACGAttcccctttcctcctcctcattgaaaaaatatttcctgTAGGCTGAGCCCTGGTCAGCAGGAACATCGTCTGGGTCTGAAACatcattattaattatattgttttcatcaacaaaACCCTGCTGTACTCCCCTTGCTTAGATTCACAGCCATTGTATGAAACACtactttaataaatgttttacaggCTAAGAGCGCTGTAAGACAAGGTATATTCCCCATAACGCATTTCAGCAAATCACTATGAATTTCATCAGTCACTTCTTAGACGATAATATCGTCTTACctggtctgtttgtttttgtagatATAAGCATATGTTGCATTAGGTCTTAATAGGTTAAAGGGAGTCTTTGCTCAATTCTTCAGTTTGGGTCAAACAATGATAGAGCTTTATAGTGTTTGTCCCCAGGTGTCATGTCGGATCTTTTCAAGATATTAATATTCTAAAAGGTTTTCTTGCTCAACTGGTTTGTCAGAACGGAGCAACAGCAAACAGTATTAAAGTGAAAATGGCTACTTGCACTAGGTTTCTGATCAGAGAACACTCTGCACTGGGCAAAACCTACTAATTCCATTTGCGTTCCCTATGACTTTGACACACATGGCCCCATGTATTTATTAGATGCTTTGTGTCTTGTCTGTTGTGCTGTCTGCCTGCAGGGAGAGAAGGATTGGCAGAAGTATGAAACAGCCCGTCGGCTGAAGAAAATCGTGGACCGCATCCGGAACCAGTACCACGAAGACTGGAAATCCAAGGAGATGAGGATCAGACAAAGGGCTGTGGCTCTCTACTTCATCGACAAGGTGAGGTGGATTGCTACTGACATTGTCCTGAGAGTGTGTAGCTGGAGGTAGTTAATGTAGTGTAATTGCTTTTTAACAATGACTGTTACCAGCAAGTGGGGTTTAGAGTGCTTAAACACTGGCTGCAGTGAGGGTAATGTCTTTATAAGCCGGCTTTAATCCATCTGTCCTGATGTGCTCTAGCTGGCCCTGAGAGCAGGTAAtgagaaggaggaaggagagaccGCCGACACTGTGGGCTGCTGTTCACTGAGAGTCGAACACATCAAACTCTACCCAGAGAATGATGGTCAGGAGTTTGTGGTGGAGTTTGACTTCCTGGGTAAAGACTCCATCCGCTACTACAACAAAGTCCCTGTGGAGAAAAGGGTAAGCATCCTAAAGCAGTGCTTTTAATTTAAGTGTGCAAACTTTGCTCATGTATTCACCTTTGTTCTGCCTCTTGTAGGTATTTAAGAACCTTCAGTTGTTTATGGAGAACAAGGAGCCTGATGATGACCTGTTTGATCGCCTGAACGTAAGCAAAGCAAATCTTTCGCTGTCGCAAACATACAAAATTAATGATTAACCCACTCAGCTTCAACACCAGTTTCAATGTACAACgatttttcttattgttttccTTCAGACTTCTATTCTGAACAAGCACCTTCAGGAGCTGATGGATGGTCTGACCGCCAAAGTTTTCCGTACCTACAATGCTTCAATcaccctgcagcagcagttgaAGCAGCTCACAAGTGGTATGCGTCTTCCTACAGATTTACAACCAAATCTTCTCTCTATCAGTCGAGACAATACTTGAATAAAAAGCCTATTTACAGTCATTTTGAACACATCATTAACTGACGACTGATTCTGTTCTGACTCTAGCGGATGAGAACATTCCAGCTAAGATCCTGTCCTACAACAGGGCCAACAGGGCTGTGGCCATCCTGTGTAACCATCAAAGAGCTCCACCGAAGACATTTGAGAAGTCCATGCAAAACCTGCAGACTAAGGTGAGGAAGTGGTGTCTGAGTTCTGCGGGTCAGCATTttgcaaaacattatttttttcattatagTAGCTGTTCTTTTTACCAATAACAGTTAAAGACAAGATAGCAAATACAATT includes:
- the top1a gene encoding DNA topoisomerase I, like — encoded protein: MSGDHYHNEDQIDCGSRVNDSHKHKDKYKEKDHKHKDHKKDKEREKSKHGNGDYKDSSDKKHRDKEKEKMKHKDGSTDKYKDKHKEKRKEMKALDGKIKKEKENGFASPQHVKSEPEDDFYHSPKNEKSLKRERDDDNDSEFKPKKIKTENDKKAKKRKQDEDIKPKKIKNKKGEVADGKKKAKKEPEEKWKWWEEERYTDGVKWKFLEHKGPVFAPPYEPLPSHVKFYYDGKVMKLSPEAEEVATFFAKMLDHEYTTKDIFRKNFFKDWRKEMNSEEKSKITDLKKCNFSEMSEYFKAQSEARKAMTKDEKLKIKTENERLLQEYGFCIMDNHRERIANFRIEPPGLFRGRGDHPKMGMLKRRIRPQDIIINCSKDSKHPEPPSGKKWKEVRHDNKVTWLVSWTENIQGSIKYIMLNPSSRIKGEKDWQKYETARRLKKIVDRIRNQYHEDWKSKEMRIRQRAVALYFIDKLALRAGNEKEEGETADTVGCCSLRVEHIKLYPENDGQEFVVEFDFLGKDSIRYYNKVPVEKRVFKNLQLFMENKEPDDDLFDRLNTSILNKHLQELMDGLTAKVFRTYNASITLQQQLKQLTSADENIPAKILSYNRANRAVAILCNHQRAPPKTFEKSMQNLQTKIDAKRDQLSDAKRELKSAKADAKVRRDEKSKKTVETKKKAVQRIEEQLMKLEVQATDREENKQIALGTSKLNYLDPRISVAWCKKWGIPVEKIYNKTQREKFAWAIDMAEDDFEF